The Raphanus sativus cultivar WK10039 chromosome 2, ASM80110v3, whole genome shotgun sequence DNA segment CTGAAATGCGTCCGTGCTTCccatacaatatggacaagatagcCTCCCATGCGTCGTCCAGCCCGACAACATCTCATATGCAGAAAAATCACTAATAGTCCACAGTAGAACTGCTTGCATTGTAAAGTTTGTTCTCGTTGAACAATCATATGTCTGCACGCCTGTTGACCACAATTCCTTCAATTCTTCAATCAAAGGTTGTAGAAAAACATCAAGGGATCTTTTGGGATGTTTGGGTCTAGGTATCAATATACTCatgaaaaacaatttttttccatACACATCTCTGATGGAAATTGTATGGCGTCAAGAAGACTGGCCAGAGAGAGTATTGTCTTCCAGACATTCCAAATGGACTAAAGCCATCTGTGCAGAGCCCAAGATAAATGTTGCGGGGGTTGCTTGCAAAATTAGGATAGACATTATTCAAATGTTTTCACGCTTTGGCATCAGAGGGATGATTGATCTCTCCTTCCTTCTGATCATcttctgcatgccatctcatcgatGCTGCCGTCTTTTCAGATTGATATAATCTCTTGAGTCTATCCTTGATTGGTAAGTACCACATCCGCTGGTACGGCACCCTATTTCGTCCACGTCCTTGCGGTTTATATCTTGGCTTCTTGCAAAATTTACACTCTAACAATTCTGCATCTTTTCCCCAGTATATCATACGGTTGTCTATACACACATCAATCATCTCCGAAGGTAAGCCAAGACTatgaacaagtttctgaatctcataataagattcagcacACAAGTTATCTtcaggcaaatactctttaaacaacttaGCCCATGCATCCATATAAACTTCAAGTAAGTTATGAtcagttttgatattcatcatcctagctgccaaagataatttagaaagaccttctctacaaccttcaTAGATTGGCTCATTTGCTGCTGctagcatttcataaaatctttttgcatccaaattaggCCCCTCTACATTTTCAACCTCCTCTATTACTGATGTTGTTTCACGAAATGCATCGGTAACCATATCATGCATTCTATCATGATCTAACATATGATCTTCTTGAATAACACTTTCAGAAGGCAAATGTGGTTCATCTCTGTTACGAACATTTTCAACAtgattactactactagcttcattcctaTTATCACCCTCTCCATGGTTAAACCAAATATAGTAATGTGGAGTAAATCCTCTATTtactatatgtttccaaacggtttcactagcagcaaacttcgtatttttgcatttacgacatggacagaacatttTACCCGTTTCCTTTGTGAGAGGCGTCTGTCCAGCCTGGTACGTGAATATCTCTGCTCCGTTGAGAAATTCGTCTGTTACTTTTCCTGTTGAATCTTTATGCGCATACATCCAACTCCGAAGCGCataaatattttcggatatttttttaactatttcccgtttttttttgctctttttgttttttttgtgcatcttaagaatgagggagaagatcatatttatagagaaattttgattttggtaCGTACAATGTTACAACTAATTTACGTGTAAATTATAACTTAACTACCAAAGTGCAACTTTGTTCTCGTAAATCAGTTGTTAGttagatgtaaaatattttgatgtaccTAAGTCGTAATATTACAACTAATTTATGATTCCACTAGTCGTTAATTAGATGTAAATTGTTTAGATGTAAGTTAGTCGTAAAGTTACATCTAATGTACGACTGCATATAATTTTAGTCGTACATTAGATGTAACTTTACGACTAACGTACGACTCATTATATTAGTTGTAACTGTACGTCTAGGTTACGACTAATATCGACTTAGTCGTAAGGTAGTCGTACACCAGTCCGTAATTTACGACCACATATTTGTAGTCGTAATGTTTGGTTGTTAGGCAtgcgttttcttgtagtgaccaCCATATCTGGTCTNNNNNNNNNNNNNNNNNNNNNNNNNNNNNNNNNNNNNNNNNNNNNNNNNNNNNNNNNNNNNNNNNNNNNNNNNNNNNNNNNNNNNNNNNNNNNNNNNNNNAGTTTGTGCCTAATTTCCATCTTGTTTTTCCAGTGTTGTAAGTCCTAACAAGAAACGAGTCATCTCGTCTGACCATCGGAGTTTCTATTCAAAGACCAGTTGaaacatataaattacaaaatcatacacatatatatgaatcatatacCGGCGATTTAGAGAACTTGAACAgcaaaatatatcataaatcatcaaaaaacaaaactagCGGAAAAAAATCACAACCCACTTACATTGGTTCCTTGACTTTTTTCTTGTGTGGATGCCATGATTTCAGTGGATAGAAACTAGATTATGGTTAACGTGTCGTCATATATATAACGTTGATAAGttattgtaaaaacaaaatcatttagTTTGTTTGTGACTAGTTAGGATAtatctaaatttaatttaatttttttgtccaATCGCAATCGCCTACAACCATAAACGATTGCggaaaataactttttatttttcagtaCAAAATAGTTCGAAGCagtacaaaataatttatatgattgTTTCGAAATACTAAACTACACTTGTGGATGGTAGCGGAGAAGCAGGGTGGCCAGCAAATCATACCAAAAATCTCGTCAACATACACATAAAGATCCCAACTATTCTAGAACCCACCATACAAACAAAACACTAGAGAAATTCGTTGCAGTGAACTTACATATAGCCGGAGGAAAAtagaagtttttattttatttatcatctACTCCATAACAGATGAAAATGTGGTTGCGCAGTTTGAGTCCAGCAAACAAAGTACACATAGGGTCATATTATCAAATCTTGAGAacaataaactaaaccaaagaaGAGAATCGAACACGATACTTGTCTAACTTCTCCTGGGTACAGCACGAGCCTTAAGCGGATGCTTCATAACGACAGTGAACTCCAGCTTCTCAGTCAAGTCAACTTCATAACCTTTGACTTCCTTCCACTCAAACTCCTTCACCATATTGGCCACATAGTACTCCAAGTGCAGCATAGCCAGCCCTATCCCTGGACAGATTCTCCTTCCCGCTCCAAACGGCATCATCTTTATCCCCCGACTACCGGTTATATCTACCGGCTCTTCTTCTCCGATGAACCTCTCAGGCCTAAACGCCATTGGCTCATCCCAAACCGTCGGATCTCTTCCTATCTCCGCCACCATGAAGTTAACAGTCCCTCTCTTGGGTACCTTGTACCCTCCCAGCACAGTGTCCTCTGTGACGCTGTGCGGTAGCACGAAATGTCCAGGGGGATGCCTCCGGAGACCTTCCAACACCACCGCCTTCAGGTACGGCAtcttgcgtgcctcttcttcctCGATCTCCTTCGCTTCTTCCCCCGCAACGCTTTTGATCTCCTCGTATAATCTCTCTTGGATTTCCGGATTTTTAACCAAATTCGCCATGATCCACTGCAACGCCGTAGCTGTCGTGTCAGTCCCACCGTTGAGAAACTCGGAGCATAAGCTCACGATTTCTTCTTCGTTTAGCTTTCTCTTCTCATCCGGAAGCTCGAGATCAAGCAGAGTATCGACATACGATTGCACGTAGTCTTTGTTATCTTCTTCTGGTCTCTCTTCAACAATCTTTCTACGAGCACGAATCAGAGGAAGCAAAACATCTCGTTGCTCTCTCCGCATCTCATGAAACTCTTCCCATCGACTTCGGAATATCAATCTGGTTAGCTTCGGCCAGAGGTTAAGGATATTGAATCTCGAGAAGCTAAGAAGCTGTCTTCTCTGGACAAACTCCACCTCTTTGATCTGCTTCTCATCAAGCTTATCTCCAAAACACATAAGAACAAGAAGCGCGAACATCGCATAGTGGAGATGATCAACGACAACGATGGGGTCTTCTTCGCTTCCATGCTTACGAAACCGATCAAATAGAATATCGAGAACCCAGCGACGAGCGTGGGAGTATGACCTCACACGTGAAGGATGGAGAATCTCAGAAGTCAGGTTTCGTCGGAGAAGACGCCACGTGGCCCCGTAAGACCCGGAGCTGATGTTGTGCTGATTGCTGGAGACGATTTTGCTGATGGGAGGCGCTGGTGGACGATCGGCGAAAACGGCACCGTTTGAGACAAGAGCTTGGTGAGCGAGGGAACGATCGGCGATGAAGATGGCGGGACGGGAAGTGATACGGAGTGTGATGATTGGGCCGAGACGGTGATGGACGGAGCGGAGGTAGGTGTCGAGACCACCTAAGCCTTGTCGGAGCCACCAGATGGTTCCGACAAAGGGGAAGAAGTTGGGGTCTGGAGGTAGCGGAAGAGAGGATGAATTACGtaggcgaaggaggagaagatggaggagaagagatgcgcagagagaaacAAAGATGAGTAGCCATATGTCCATTTTTCTTTGCagt contains these protein-coding regions:
- the LOC108843654 gene encoding cytochrome P450 89A2; its protein translation is MDIWLLIFVSLCASLLLHLLLLRLRNSSSLPLPPDPNFFPFVGTIWWLRQGLGGLDTYLRSVHHRLGPIITLRITSRPAIFIADRSLAHQALVSNGAVFADRPPAPPISKIVSSNQHNISSGSYGATWRLLRRNLTSEILHPSRVRSYSHARRWVLDILFDRFRKHGSEEDPIVVVDHLHYAMFALLVLMCFGDKLDEKQIKEVEFVQRRQLLSFSRFNILNLWPKLTRLIFRSRWEEFHEMRREQRDVLLPLIRARRKIVEERPEEDNKDYVQSYVDTLLDLELPDEKRKLNEEEIVSLCSEFLNGGTDTTATALQWIMANLVKNPEIQERLYEEIKSVAGEEAKEIEEEEARKMPYLKAVVLEGLRRHPPGHFVLPHSVTEDTVLGGYKVPKRGTVNFMVAEIGRDPTVWDEPMAFRPERFIGEEEPVDITGSRGIKMMPFGAGRRICPGIGLAMLHLEYYVANMVKEFEWKEVKGYEVDLTEKLEFTVVMKHPLKARAVPRRS